A window of Candidatus Hydrogenedentota bacterium contains these coding sequences:
- the cas1 gene encoding type II CRISPR-associated endonuclease Cas1 has protein sequence MPAIERIIDISESGARLQVRHENLVVLRGEEKLGSMPLEEVAVLVVSHPAVTYTQAVLSGLMEAGGAFVCCDARRMPNGVLLPLDGHHLHAERLQLQLAATAPTKKRAWQQVVQAKVRNQAALLEKLRGDDGGLAALAERVQSGDPKNVEAQAARRYWPLLFADEGFRRDRDAEGANALLNYGYGVLRGVVGRAIAAAGLHPALGIHHHNRYDAFSLADDLMEPYRPLVDHAVAGWVTAHGMLAPVDKEAKAALIGPLMGRYPAGGETRSFFELVHAAAVSLVQLYQGERKSLVLGDVIY, from the coding sequence ATGCCCGCGATTGAGCGCATTATCGACATCAGCGAGTCCGGCGCGCGCCTCCAGGTGCGTCACGAGAACCTCGTTGTATTGCGGGGCGAAGAGAAGCTCGGGAGCATGCCCCTGGAGGAGGTGGCGGTGCTGGTGGTTTCGCACCCGGCGGTCACCTACACGCAGGCGGTGCTCTCGGGCCTGATGGAGGCGGGCGGCGCCTTTGTGTGCTGCGATGCGCGGCGCATGCCCAATGGCGTGCTGCTGCCCCTTGATGGCCACCATCTCCACGCGGAGCGGCTCCAATTGCAACTGGCCGCCACGGCCCCGACGAAGAAACGGGCCTGGCAGCAGGTGGTGCAGGCCAAGGTTCGCAATCAGGCGGCCCTGTTGGAAAAACTCCGCGGGGACGACGGCGGGCTCGCCGCGCTCGCGGAGCGCGTGCAGTCAGGCGACCCGAAGAACGTGGAGGCGCAGGCGGCGCGGCGCTACTGGCCCCTGCTCTTTGCGGACGAGGGCTTCCGGCGCGATCGGGACGCCGAGGGGGCGAACGCCCTGCTCAACTATGGGTATGGCGTGCTCCGGGGCGTCGTGGGGCGCGCCATCGCGGCGGCGGGGCTGCACCCGGCGCTCGGCATTCACCACCACAACCGCTACGACGCCTTTTCCCTGGCGGACGACCTCATGGAGCCTTACCGCCCCCTGGTGGACCACGCCGTGGCCGGCTGGGTAACCGCGCACGGCATGCTTGCCCCCGTGGATAAGGAAGCCAAGGCCGCCCTCATCGGCCCCCTCATGGGGCGCTACCCGGCCGGCGGCGAGACCCGGAGCTTCTTTGAGCTGGTCCACGCCGCCGCCGTCTCCCTCGTGCAACTCTACCAGGGCGAAAGAAAGAGCCTGGTCTTGGGCGATGTGATATACTAA